The Proteus sp. ZN5 genome includes the window GTATAAATCTAATTTACCCAGCATATCAACTAATTCCAGCGGTTGACGAACAACCATACGTGCTGTTTCGCGGCCGAAGTAAACTTCTAAGCTACGTTTGTTGATTACGATATTACCGCTACCTGGCTTAATGAAGACACGTGCGGAAGAACTTTTGCGGCGACCTGTGCCGTAGTATTGATTATCAGCCATTGCCTATTATCCCGATTAAATGTCCAGAACTTGCGGTTGTTGTGCCGCGTGGTTGTGCTCAGATCCTGCGTAAACTTTCAGTTTACGGTACATCGCACGACCCAGAGGCCCTTTTGGCAGCATGCCTTTTACCGCGATTTCGATTACACGCTCAGGACTACGGGCGATCATCTCTTCGAAAGTCGCTTGTTTGATACCACCTACGTGACCAGTATGACGGTAGTAAACTTTGTCAGTACGTTTATGACCAGTTACCGCTACTTTCTCAGCGTTTAAAACGATGATGTAATCACCAGTATCAACGTGCGGAGTGTATTCCGCTTTGTGCTTACCGCGTAAACGGCTAGCAATTTCAGTTGCTAAACGGCCTAATGTTTTGCCGTCTGCATCAACAACGTACCAGTCGCGTTTTACGGTTTCTGGTTTAGCTGTAAAAGTTTTCATTATTGAAAATTACCCAATGTTTAGTTACACGTTGGTGAACGCTCGGTTCAAATACTATTGAGGTTCACACGACTCTTGTGTCCAGCAAACCTACCCCTTCGAGTAGCACTGCTGACTCTAAAATGCGAGTTTTTTGGGAAATAAAAAACTTGCTGCAACGTGGGGTCGCAAGATTATAGAGAAGTCAGAAAAAAAAATCGAGTCATAATTGAAAAACAATTGAATTCTTTTTCAATATTTCAGCGAAAAAAACGAATCTGGCACTTTTTTCTGATTTGACTGATAAATTCTTGCTACCTGAAGAGAAGAATTGTTCCTTTCCAGAGCGCTTGTAAGCTGCCTAATGCTTTCTATTTTCATAGAAAAAAACATCAAGCAACTTAACCTGCGCCATCCTACCATAATGAAAGGTGACTTTCTTCAAGAATTAAAAATTAAGCGAGATGAGGTTGTACTAAATATTCTTCACTTTGCATCTCTTGTAAACGAGATAGGCAACGTTGATATTCAAAACGTAAAAAATCACCTTGGTAAATCTCGTGCATTTCTACATTTGCATTAATAATAAGTTTTACCTTGCGCTCATAAAATTCATCAACAAGCGCTAGAAACCGACGCGCTGCGTCTTCATTTAATGTTCCCATTTGTTTCATGTCATATAACAAAACAGAGTGGTAATGCTTAGAAAGTTCAATGTAATCAAGCTGACTACGCGGTTCCATACACAAGGTCGAAAAATTAACAGCAAGCACACCATTAGATGCTTTTCTTGCTTTCATAG containing:
- the rplM gene encoding 50S ribosomal protein L13, with translation MKTFTAKPETVKRDWYVVDADGKTLGRLATEIASRLRGKHKAEYTPHVDTGDYIIVLNAEKVAVTGHKRTDKVYYRHTGHVGGIKQATFEEMIARSPERVIEIAVKGMLPKGPLGRAMYRKLKVYAGSEHNHAAQQPQVLDI